A single window of Streptomyces sp. NBC_00464 DNA harbors:
- a CDS encoding LysR family transcriptional regulator — protein sequence MFENEALRLLVAVAKCGSFTQAAIRLNYTQSAVSRRIAALELQAGGPLFDRLPRGVRLNPAGRALHRHATDVLDRLATAERELAVLHAGQGGLLHVGAFATANISLVPGALRSLLDTRPGVEVAASEGPTDILMRRLMDGALDLAVVSDYPSGLPQADGVTTTVLCEDELCVVLPRGHRLAEAGTFGLRELRDEAWLQSAYGDRPTMLADACARAGFTPRKVIRIAEWTGKFGYVAAGLGVALVPSLAARAVPGTLALCRLTDPALRRTVHVALPTTPLPAALELRDLLRAAAGSQDPAHRPVR from the coding sequence ATGTTCGAGAACGAGGCGCTACGGCTGCTCGTGGCCGTGGCGAAGTGCGGTTCGTTCACACAGGCGGCGATTCGGCTCAACTACACGCAGTCCGCCGTGTCCCGGCGGATCGCGGCGCTGGAACTGCAGGCGGGCGGCCCGCTGTTCGACCGGCTGCCCCGGGGCGTACGACTCAATCCCGCCGGTCGCGCGCTGCACCGGCACGCGACCGACGTGCTGGACCGGCTGGCGACGGCTGAACGCGAACTGGCCGTTCTCCACGCCGGTCAGGGCGGGCTGCTGCACGTCGGTGCGTTCGCCACCGCCAACATCTCCCTGGTACCCGGAGCCCTTCGTTCGCTCCTCGACACCCGGCCGGGTGTCGAGGTCGCGGCATCCGAGGGTCCGACCGACATCCTCATGCGGCGGCTCATGGACGGCGCCCTCGACCTGGCCGTCGTCAGCGACTACCCGTCCGGATTGCCGCAGGCCGACGGTGTCACCACGACGGTGCTGTGCGAGGACGAGTTGTGCGTCGTACTCCCCCGGGGCCACAGGCTGGCGGAAGCCGGTACGTTCGGCCTTCGCGAACTGCGGGACGAGGCCTGGCTCCAGAGCGCGTACGGTGACCGCCCGACGATGCTCGCGGACGCCTGCGCCCGAGCGGGCTTCACCCCCAGGAAGGTCATCCGCATCGCGGAATGGACCGGAAAGTTCGGCTACGTCGCCGCGGGGCTGGGGGTGGCCCTGGTCCCCTCGCTGGCCGCACGGGCGGTCCCCGGCACACTGGCCCTGTGCCGCCTCACGGACCCCGCTCTGCGCCGGACCGTACACGTCGCACTGCCCACCACCCCGCTCCCGGCCGCCCTGGAACTGCGCGACCTGCTGCGTGCCGCGGCCGGCTCCCAGGATCCGGCGCACAGGCCGGTCCGCTGA